Proteins from a single region of Shinella zoogloeoides:
- a CDS encoding imelysin family protein, which yields MTTSFLRAAAFALAAAASSLAIGSAHAAADPAAIVKHYAEIAHAKYSDALDAAKALDAAVDALIAKPSDETLKAAREAWLKSRVPYQQTEAYRFGNPIVDDWEGKVNAWPLDEGLIDYVDPSYGTESDENALFVGNVIANPKLEIGGKTIDATTITPAVLQELHKAGEVEANVATGYHAIEFLLWGQDLNGTGKGAGNRQASDYDTANCTNGNCDRRAAYLKSASSLLVTDLEEMVKAWAADGDATKNVTADPKAGITAMLTGMGSLSYGELAGERMKLGLLLHDPEEEHDCFSDNTHNSHYYDVVGIQTVYTGEYTRPDGTKMTGPSLSELVAEKDAALDTELKGKLDASHAAFKALVDRAEGGEAYDQMIGEGNEEGNKVVQAAIDSLIDQTKTIERVIGSLDLGKIELEGSDSLDNPSAVFK from the coding sequence ATGACCACTTCCTTCCTTCGCGCGGCCGCCTTTGCGCTTGCTGCCGCCGCGTCCAGCCTTGCCATCGGTTCCGCCCATGCGGCCGCCGATCCGGCTGCGATCGTCAAGCACTATGCCGAGATCGCCCATGCCAAATATTCCGACGCCCTCGACGCCGCCAAGGCGCTCGATGCGGCGGTCGACGCCCTCATCGCCAAGCCGAGCGACGAAACGCTGAAGGCTGCCCGCGAAGCGTGGCTGAAGTCCCGCGTTCCCTACCAGCAGACGGAAGCCTACCGCTTCGGCAACCCGATCGTCGACGACTGGGAAGGCAAGGTGAACGCCTGGCCGCTCGATGAAGGCCTGATCGACTATGTCGACCCGAGCTACGGCACGGAGAGCGACGAAAACGCCCTCTTCGTCGGCAATGTCATCGCCAATCCGAAGCTGGAGATCGGCGGCAAGACCATCGACGCCACGACGATCACCCCGGCGGTTCTCCAGGAACTGCACAAGGCCGGCGAAGTCGAGGCGAATGTCGCGACCGGCTACCACGCCATCGAATTCCTGCTCTGGGGCCAGGACCTCAACGGAACCGGCAAGGGCGCGGGCAACCGTCAGGCGAGCGACTACGATACGGCCAATTGCACCAACGGCAATTGCGACCGCCGCGCCGCCTACCTGAAGTCCGCCTCGTCCCTGCTCGTCACCGATCTCGAGGAGATGGTGAAGGCCTGGGCCGCCGATGGCGACGCCACCAAGAACGTGACCGCCGATCCGAAGGCCGGCATCACCGCCATGCTGACCGGCATGGGCTCGCTCTCCTACGGCGAACTGGCCGGCGAGCGCATGAAGCTCGGCCTGCTGCTGCACGATCCGGAAGAGGAGCACGATTGCTTCTCCGACAACACGCACAACTCGCACTACTACGACGTCGTCGGCATCCAGACCGTCTATACGGGCGAATACACCCGCCCGGACGGCACGAAGATGACCGGCCCGTCGCTCTCCGAACTGGTCGCGGAAAAGGACGCCGCGCTCGACACGGAACTGAAGGGCAAGCTCGACGCCAGCCATGCGGCCTTCAAGGCGCTGGTGGACCGCGCCGAGGGTGGCGAGGCCTATGACCAGATGATCGGCGAAGGCAACGAAGAGGGCAACAAGGTCGTCCAGGCCGCCATCGACAGCCTGATCGACCAGACCAAGACCATCGAGCGCGTCATCGGGTCGCTGGACCTCGGCAAGATCGAGCTTGAAGGCTCCGACAGCCTGGATAATCCTAGCGCCGTCTTCAAATAA
- a CDS encoding RsmB/NOP family class I SAM-dependent RNA methyltransferase, whose amino-acid sequence MRLGGRLSGAIEVLTDIETRRRPVADALKDWGLSHRFAGSGDRAAIGNIVYDALRMKLSHAFLMDDDSPTALGYAVLLRQWGLSPEALTAEFDGDRFAPQALSAEKLAAFHTRNLDEAAPHVQGDIPEWIQPAFETNFSDAWLAEAQALADRPTLDLRANTLKASRDKVLKALERNAAVASAIARQGIRIPAGEGPSRLPNVTADLAFQKGWFEVQDEGSQIVADLVVPQEGEQVLDFCAGGGGKTLAMAAAMNNKGQVHAYDTDRKRLAPIIERLKRAGTRNVQVHESLSSLSPLSGRFDRVLVDAPCTGTGTWRRRPDTKWRLTEKNLEERLTQQQEALANASAFVRPGGFLLYVTCSILPQENEEQVHGFCKANPDFEIQPVAETWSRLFGADKPKPRSRDGRTVTLTPASTDTDGFFFCAMSRKG is encoded by the coding sequence ATGCGATTGGGTGGGCGGCTCTCGGGAGCCATCGAGGTTCTGACGGATATCGAGACGCGGCGGCGCCCCGTCGCCGATGCGCTCAAGGACTGGGGCCTGTCCCATCGGTTCGCCGGCTCCGGCGACCGCGCCGCCATCGGCAACATCGTCTATGACGCGCTGCGCATGAAGCTGTCGCACGCCTTCCTGATGGATGACGACAGCCCGACCGCCCTCGGTTACGCCGTGCTGCTGCGCCAGTGGGGCCTTTCCCCGGAAGCCCTCACCGCCGAATTCGACGGCGACCGCTTCGCCCCGCAGGCGCTTTCCGCCGAAAAGCTCGCCGCCTTCCATACCCGTAATCTCGATGAGGCCGCCCCGCATGTGCAGGGCGACATTCCCGAATGGATCCAGCCCGCCTTCGAGACGAACTTTTCCGATGCATGGCTTGCAGAAGCGCAGGCGCTCGCCGACCGGCCGACGCTGGACCTGCGCGCCAACACGCTGAAAGCAAGCCGTGACAAGGTGCTGAAGGCACTGGAGCGCAACGCCGCCGTCGCCTCCGCCATCGCGCGTCAGGGCATCCGCATTCCCGCCGGTGAAGGCCCCTCGCGCCTGCCGAACGTCACCGCCGACCTCGCCTTCCAGAAAGGCTGGTTCGAGGTGCAGGACGAAGGCTCGCAGATCGTCGCCGACCTCGTCGTGCCGCAGGAGGGCGAACAGGTGCTCGATTTCTGCGCCGGCGGCGGCGGCAAGACGCTCGCCATGGCGGCGGCGATGAACAACAAAGGCCAGGTCCACGCCTATGACACGGACCGCAAGCGCCTCGCCCCGATCATCGAGCGACTGAAGCGCGCCGGCACCCGCAACGTGCAGGTCCACGAAAGCCTTTCCAGCCTTTCGCCGCTTTCGGGCCGCTTCGACCGCGTGCTGGTCGACGCCCCCTGCACCGGCACCGGCACCTGGCGCCGCCGGCCGGATACCAAGTGGCGCCTTACCGAGAAGAATCTTGAGGAACGCCTGACCCAGCAGCAGGAAGCGCTCGCCAATGCCAGCGCCTTCGTGCGGCCCGGCGGCTTCCTGCTCTATGTCACCTGTTCCATCCTGCCGCAGGAGAACGAGGAGCAGGTTCACGGCTTCTGCAAGGCCAATCCCGATTTCGAAATCCAGCCGGTCGCGGAAACCTGGAGCAGGCTCTTCGGCGCGGACAAGCCCAAGCCCCGCTCGCGCGACGGCAGGACCGTCACGCTGACGCCCGCCTCCACGGATACGGACGGTTTCTTCTTCTGCGCGATGAGCCGCAAGGGCTGA
- a CDS encoding septal ring lytic transglycosylase RlpA family protein: MLKSSTLALASLVALSSTFVTFSEAQAAGCGRASWYALHSRTASGERMNPNLMTAAHRSLRFGTKVKVTNANNGKSVVVRINDRGPFVRGRVLDLSKAAASNIGMIRSGHAKICYEVIG, from the coding sequence ATGCTCAAGTCCTCCACTCTCGCGCTTGCCTCGCTCGTCGCCCTTTCCTCCACCTTCGTTACATTTTCCGAAGCTCAGGCCGCCGGCTGCGGCCGCGCCTCGTGGTATGCGCTGCACTCGCGCACCGCTTCGGGCGAACGCATGAATCCGAACCTCATGACGGCTGCCCATCGCAGCCTGCGCTTCGGCACCAAGGTGAAGGTCACCAACGCGAACAACGGCAAGAGCGTCGTGGTGCGCATCAACGATCGCGGCCCGTTCGTCCGCGGCCGCGTGCTCGACCTGTCCAAGGCGGCCGCCTCCAACATCGGCATGATCCGCTCCGGCCACGCCAAGATCTGCTACGAAGTCATCGGCTGA
- a CDS encoding SDR family oxidoreductase: protein MSKHLLILGAGFSGKAIGDVFREAGFTVSGTTRSEEKAASLRERGIEPIIYDGGAISEALAAAMARATHIVQSIAPGRDGDPLFRPGMAALSVLMPKLEWAGYLSTVGVYGDHKGGWVNEETVLNPVSTRSVERVEAEDHWLGFGKASGLPVAVLRLAGIYGPGRNALRNMEEGTARRLIKKDQVFNRIRVEDIGRSALFLAESGLGGVWNITDDEPGPPQDVVAEAARLMDLPTPPDIPFETAELSPMARSFYGENKRVSNAKLKAAGFAFRFPNYRQSLEELHSSGRWRG from the coding sequence ATGAGCAAGCACCTCCTGATCCTCGGCGCCGGCTTTTCCGGCAAGGCCATCGGCGATGTCTTCCGGGAGGCCGGCTTCACGGTTTCCGGCACGACGCGGTCGGAGGAAAAGGCAGCGAGCCTGCGCGAACGCGGTATCGAACCCATCATCTATGATGGCGGCGCCATCTCCGAAGCCCTTGCCGCCGCCATGGCGCGTGCCACCCATATCGTGCAGTCCATCGCCCCCGGCAGGGACGGCGACCCGCTGTTCCGGCCCGGCATGGCCGCTCTCTCCGTCTTGATGCCGAAGCTCGAATGGGCCGGCTATCTCTCCACGGTCGGCGTCTATGGCGACCACAAGGGCGGCTGGGTGAATGAGGAGACGGTGCTGAACCCGGTTTCCACCCGCTCCGTCGAACGGGTGGAAGCGGAGGACCATTGGCTCGGCTTCGGCAAGGCGTCCGGCCTGCCCGTCGCCGTGCTGCGCCTTGCCGGCATCTACGGGCCGGGCCGCAACGCGCTGCGCAACATGGAAGAGGGCACCGCCCGCCGGCTCATCAAGAAGGATCAGGTGTTCAACCGCATCCGCGTCGAGGATATCGGCCGCTCCGCGCTCTTCCTCGCCGAAAGCGGTCTTGGCGGCGTCTGGAACATCACCGACGACGAACCCGGCCCGCCGCAGGACGTGGTGGCGGAAGCCGCCCGGCTGATGGACCTGCCGACCCCGCCCGACATTCCTTTCGAGACGGCGGAACTTTCTCCCATGGCGCGGTCTTTCTATGGAGAGAACAAGCGCGTCTCGAACGCGAAACTGAAGGCCGCGGGCTTCGCATTCCGCTTCCCGAACTATCGCCAATCGCTTGAAGAACTCCATTCCTCGGGCCGTTGGCGAGGCTGA
- the queG gene encoding tRNA epoxyqueuosine(34) reductase QueG — MSGDDRQRRRLTDFLKAEAADKGFDLCRITGPDSIPQAPARLADFLAAGYHGTMDWMAETEARRADPRVLWSEVRSIVVFAMNYGPEHDPRAVLAMPDRAAISVYAQNRDYHDIIKGRLKEVATRFAARGGADVKVFVDTAPVMEKPLAAAAGLGWQGRHTNLVSRTHGSWLFLGSLFTTADLIRDEPERDHCGSCRACLDACPTDAFPAPYKIDARRCISYLTIEHKGPIDPSLREKIGNRIYGCDDCLAACPWNKFAAAASEMKLVAREELKAPAIADLLTLDDPGFRAHFSGSPVKRIGRDRFVRNVLIAAGNSGDRGLMETCTRLADDIAPVVRGMAAWALSRLMTASEFRQFAAGRTDDADEDVRAEYERAKTER, encoded by the coding sequence ATGTCGGGCGACGACAGGCAACGCCGCCGCCTGACGGATTTCCTGAAGGCCGAGGCCGCCGACAAGGGGTTCGACCTCTGTCGCATCACGGGGCCGGATTCCATTCCGCAGGCCCCGGCAAGGCTCGCTGACTTCCTCGCCGCCGGCTATCACGGCACGATGGACTGGATGGCCGAGACCGAGGCACGGCGCGCCGATCCGCGCGTGCTGTGGAGCGAGGTACGCTCCATCGTCGTCTTCGCCATGAACTACGGCCCGGAGCACGATCCGCGCGCCGTTCTCGCCATGCCGGATCGTGCGGCGATCTCCGTCTATGCGCAGAACCGCGACTATCACGACATCATCAAGGGCAGGCTGAAGGAAGTGGCGACGCGCTTTGCCGCGCGCGGCGGGGCGGATGTGAAGGTCTTCGTCGATACCGCCCCCGTCATGGAAAAACCGCTTGCCGCCGCCGCCGGCCTCGGCTGGCAGGGCAGACACACCAATCTCGTCAGCCGCACGCATGGTTCCTGGCTCTTCCTCGGCAGCCTCTTCACCACGGCCGATCTCATCCGCGACGAGCCGGAGCGCGACCATTGCGGCTCCTGCCGCGCCTGCCTCGACGCCTGCCCGACCGACGCCTTTCCTGCGCCCTACAAGATCGATGCGCGGCGCTGCATCTCCTACCTCACCATCGAGCACAAGGGCCCGATCGATCCTAGCCTGCGCGAGAAGATCGGCAACCGCATCTATGGCTGCGACGATTGCCTTGCCGCCTGCCCCTGGAACAAGTTCGCCGCCGCGGCCTCCGAAATGAAACTCGTCGCGCGCGAGGAACTGAAAGCGCCCGCCATCGCCGACCTGCTCACGCTCGACGATCCCGGTTTCCGCGCCCACTTCTCCGGCTCGCCCGTCAAGCGCATCGGCCGGGACCGCTTCGTGCGCAATGTGCTCATCGCTGCCGGCAATTCCGGCGACCGGGGCCTCATGGAGACCTGCACCCGCCTTGCCGACGATATCGCGCCCGTGGTGCGCGGCATGGCCGCATGGGCGCTCTCCCGCCTGATGACGGCTTCCGAATTCCGCCAATTTGCGGCAGGAAGGACGGACGACGCGGACGAGGACGTGCGCGCGGAATATGAAAGAGCGAAGACAGAGCGATGA
- a CDS encoding glutathione S-transferase family protein, protein MPTLYHHPMSAASRFVRLILAEYGFQTELAEEQPWENRRDFLALNPAGTLPVYVDDSMRALCGASIISEYLDETHGVLKRDRRLLAEDPFQRAEIRRLTEWFLQKMEQDVTRPLVRERIFKLQMTSDQGGGPPDSKILRNSRANIRQHMKYLSWLAGSRTYLAGDRLSYADLAAAACLSVLDYMGEINWAEAPQAKEWYQRLKSRPSFRPLLAERVRGVTPVSHYADLDF, encoded by the coding sequence ATGCCCACACTCTATCATCACCCGATGTCCGCCGCCTCCCGCTTCGTCCGGCTGATTCTGGCCGAATACGGGTTCCAGACGGAGCTTGCCGAAGAACAGCCCTGGGAGAACCGCCGCGACTTCCTGGCGCTCAACCCGGCCGGCACGCTGCCCGTCTATGTCGATGACAGCATGCGGGCGCTGTGCGGCGCGAGCATCATCTCCGAATATCTCGACGAGACCCATGGCGTCTTGAAGCGCGACCGGCGACTGCTGGCCGAAGACCCGTTCCAGCGCGCGGAAATCCGCCGCCTGACGGAATGGTTCCTGCAGAAGATGGAGCAGGACGTGACGCGCCCGCTGGTGCGCGAGCGCATCTTCAAGCTTCAGATGACCTCGGATCAGGGCGGCGGCCCGCCAGACAGCAAGATCCTGCGCAATTCGCGCGCCAATATCCGTCAACACATGAAGTATCTCTCCTGGCTTGCCGGCTCGCGCACCTATCTTGCCGGCGACCGGCTGAGCTATGCCGACCTTGCCGCCGCGGCCTGTCTTTCGGTCCTCGACTATATGGGCGAGATCAACTGGGCGGAGGCCCCGCAGGCCAAGGAATGGTATCAGCGGCTGAAATCGCGCCCCTCCTTCCGTCCGCTGCTGGCCGAGCGCGTGCGCGGCGTCACGCCGGTCTCGCACTACGCGGACCTCGATTTCTGA
- a CDS encoding undecaprenyl-diphosphate phosphatase, which produces MADQSIVSALILGLIEGLTEFIPVSSTGHILLAGHFLGFKSPGNTFAVLIQLGAILAILSVYAAKLLRIAFALPSSPEARRFVISVLIAFLPAAVIGALAHDFIKTVLFETPMLICIVLIVGGVILYVIDRLPLQPRYTDAMKYPPSLAFKIGLCQCLAMIPGTSRSGATIAGALLMGTDKRSAAEFSFFLAMPTMVGAFALDLYKNRDALSSDDLLVIGVGFIAAFIAGLFVVRSLLDFVSRRGFTLFAIWRIVVGTLGLIALLIWG; this is translated from the coding sequence ATGGCAGACCAGTCCATCGTCAGCGCCCTCATCCTCGGTCTAATCGAGGGCCTGACCGAATTCATCCCGGTATCCTCCACCGGCCATATCCTGCTTGCCGGGCATTTCCTCGGCTTCAAATCGCCGGGCAATACCTTCGCGGTCCTGATCCAGCTCGGCGCGATCCTCGCGATCCTGTCGGTCTATGCCGCAAAGCTGCTGCGTATCGCCTTCGCGCTGCCCTCCAGCCCGGAGGCGCGCCGCTTCGTGATCAGCGTTCTCATCGCCTTCCTGCCGGCGGCCGTCATCGGCGCGCTGGCGCATGATTTCATCAAGACCGTGCTCTTCGAGACGCCGATGCTGATCTGCATCGTGCTGATCGTCGGCGGCGTCATCCTCTATGTCATCGACCGCCTGCCGCTTCAGCCGCGTTATACGGATGCGATGAAATACCCGCCGTCGCTCGCCTTCAAGATCGGCCTTTGCCAGTGCCTCGCCATGATTCCCGGCACCTCGCGCTCGGGTGCGACGATTGCCGGCGCGCTGCTGATGGGCACGGACAAGCGTTCGGCGGCGGAATTCTCGTTCTTCCTGGCGATGCCCACCATGGTCGGCGCCTTCGCGCTCGATCTCTACAAGAACCGCGATGCGCTTTCGTCGGACGACCTTCTGGTCATCGGTGTCGGCTTCATCGCCGCCTTCATCGCGGGTCTCTTCGTCGTGCGTTCGCTGCTCGACTTCGTGTCGCGTCGTGGTTTTACGCTCTTCGCCATCTGGCGAATCGTCGTCGGCACGCTGGGCCTGATCGCCCTTCTGATCTGGGGTTGA
- a CDS encoding complex I NDUFA9 subunit family protein: MTLSNLPPLVTVFGGSGFVGRHVVRALARRGYRIRVAVRRPDLAGFLQPIGGVGQISFVQANLRYRQSVDRAVEGSDHVINCVGILFETGRNTFDAVQDFGARAVAEAARAIGAPLTHISAIGADENSASAYARTKARGEAAVLRAVPDAVILRPSIVFGPEDGFFNKFATMARYAPVLPLIGGGHTKFQPVYVNDVAEAVARSVDGALERGRVYELGGPEVLTFRQCLETMLRVVDRKNPLVSLPFGIASLMGSVASLIPFVKPPLTSDQVKLLRSDNVVSEDARKEGRTLEGLGIEPVLVEAILPSYLVRYRPQGQFTKIDRTA; this comes from the coding sequence ATGACCTTGTCCAACCTTCCGCCGCTCGTCACCGTCTTCGGTGGTTCGGGCTTCGTCGGGCGTCATGTGGTGCGTGCCCTGGCGCGCCGCGGCTACCGCATCCGCGTCGCCGTTCGCCGCCCGGATCTCGCCGGCTTCCTGCAGCCGATCGGCGGCGTCGGCCAGATTTCCTTCGTCCAGGCGAACCTGCGCTACCGCCAGTCGGTCGATCGCGCTGTCGAAGGCTCCGACCATGTCATCAACTGCGTCGGCATCCTCTTCGAGACCGGTCGCAACACCTTCGACGCCGTACAGGATTTCGGCGCCCGCGCCGTTGCCGAAGCCGCCCGTGCCATCGGCGCACCGCTGACCCACATCTCGGCCATCGGCGCGGATGAGAATTCCGCCTCGGCCTATGCCCGCACCAAGGCGCGCGGCGAAGCCGCCGTGCTGCGCGCGGTGCCGGACGCCGTCATCCTGCGCCCGTCCATCGTCTTCGGCCCGGAAGACGGTTTCTTCAACAAGTTCGCCACCATGGCCCGCTATGCGCCGGTCCTGCCGCTGATCGGCGGCGGCCACACGAAGTTCCAGCCGGTCTATGTCAACGACGTCGCCGAAGCCGTCGCCCGTTCGGTGGACGGCGCGCTGGAGCGCGGCCGCGTCTACGAACTCGGCGGCCCGGAAGTGCTGACCTTCCGCCAGTGTCTGGAGACCATGCTGCGCGTCGTCGACCGCAAGAACCCGCTCGTCTCGCTGCCCTTCGGCATCGCCTCGCTGATGGGTTCCGTCGCCTCGCTCATCCCCTTCGTCAAGCCGCCGCTGACCTCCGACCAGGTCAAGCTGCTGCGCTCGGACAACGTTGTCTCCGAAGACGCCCGCAAGGAAGGCCGCACGCTGGAGGGTCTCGGCATCGAACCGGTCCTCGTCGAGGCGATCCTGCCGAGCTATCTCGTGCGCTACCGCCCGCAGGGCCAGTTCACCAAGATCGACCGCACGGCCTGA
- a CDS encoding DUF1330 domain-containing protein, with translation MPKGYWIAQVDVRDPERYKDYVAAAKPAFEKYGANFIARGGAFAQLEGRVRARNVIIEFPSLQAAVDCYNSPEYQIAAAIRHEVADAEMVVVEGL, from the coding sequence ATGCCCAAGGGCTACTGGATTGCACAGGTCGATGTGCGCGACCCCGAGCGCTACAAGGATTACGTCGCCGCCGCCAAGCCGGCCTTCGAGAAATACGGCGCGAATTTCATCGCCCGCGGCGGGGCCTTCGCGCAGCTCGAGGGGCGCGTGCGCGCCCGCAACGTGATCATCGAGTTCCCCTCGCTCCAGGCCGCCGTCGACTGTTACAACTCGCCGGAATACCAGATCGCCGCCGCCATTCGCCATGAGGTGGCGGACGCCGAAATGGTGGTCGTCGAAGGCCTTTGA
- the pyrF gene encoding orotidine-5'-phosphate decarboxylase, with amino-acid sequence MSARDRLIVGLDVPTIAEAEKVVRTLGSTALFYKIGYQLVFAGGLEFARDLAKDGKKVFLDMKLLDIDNTVAKGVENIVKMGMSMLTLHAYPKAMAAAVSAAKGSDLCLLGVTVLTSMDAKDVIDAGYEYDPHTLVLRRAEQARIAGMGGVVCSAEEASAVRKILGPDMAIVTPGIRPVGSDAGDQKRVMTPADALKAGSSHLVVARPIVKAADPLAAARAILSEMDGALTA; translated from the coding sequence ATGTCCGCGCGCGACCGCCTGATCGTTGGCCTCGATGTACCGACCATCGCGGAGGCGGAAAAGGTGGTCCGGACGCTCGGCAGCACCGCGCTCTTCTACAAGATCGGCTACCAGCTCGTCTTTGCCGGCGGGCTGGAATTTGCCCGCGACCTTGCCAAGGACGGCAAGAAGGTCTTCCTCGACATGAAGCTGCTGGACATCGACAACACGGTGGCCAAGGGCGTCGAGAACATCGTCAAGATGGGCATGTCCATGCTGACGCTGCACGCCTATCCGAAGGCGATGGCCGCCGCCGTCTCCGCCGCCAAGGGCTCGGACCTCTGCCTTCTCGGCGTCACGGTGCTGACCTCCATGGACGCCAAGGACGTCATCGACGCCGGTTATGAATACGACCCGCATACGCTGGTGCTGCGCCGCGCCGAACAGGCCCGCATCGCCGGCATGGGCGGCGTCGTCTGCTCGGCGGAAGAGGCGAGCGCCGTGCGCAAGATTCTCGGCCCCGACATGGCCATCGTCACGCCCGGCATCCGCCCGGTCGGCTCGGATGCGGGCGACCAGAAGCGCGTGATGACGCCGGCCGATGCGCTGAAGGCTGGCTCCAGCCACCTCGTCGTTGCCCGCCCCATCGTCAAGGCCGCCGATCCGCTCGCCGCCGCCAGGGCGATCCTTTCCGAGATGGACGGCGCGCTCACAGCTTAA
- the pmtA gene encoding phospholipid N-methyltransferase PmtA, producing the protein MTLRVKVKERLGKKFDDEIRFFKGWMSNTRAVGSIIPTSSVTARRMASVVNPASGLPVLELGPGTGVITKAILQTGLAPEKLTSVEFSTDFYNHLVERFHGVNFINGDAFNLDKTLGDLSGATFDSVISAVPLLNFPMHQRVSLIEDLLSRIPVGRPVVQISYGPLSPVVAMPDRYQISHLDFIVRNIPPAQLWTYRRTH; encoded by the coding sequence ATGACGTTGCGTGTGAAGGTGAAGGAACGGCTGGGCAAGAAGTTCGACGACGAGATCCGCTTCTTCAAGGGCTGGATGAGCAACACGCGGGCCGTCGGCTCCATCATCCCCACCTCCTCCGTCACCGCGCGCCGCATGGCGAGCGTCGTCAACCCGGCCTCCGGCCTGCCCGTCCTCGAGCTTGGCCCGGGCACCGGCGTCATCACCAAGGCGATCCTTCAGACCGGCCTTGCGCCTGAAAAGCTGACCTCGGTGGAATTTTCGACGGATTTCTACAATCACCTCGTCGAGCGCTTCCACGGCGTCAACTTCATCAACGGCGACGCCTTCAACCTCGACAAGACGCTGGGCGACCTCAGCGGCGCCACCTTCGACAGCGTCATCTCCGCCGTGCCGCTGCTGAACTTCCCCATGCACCAGCGCGTCTCGCTGATCGAGGACTTGCTTTCCCGCATCCCCGTCGGCCGCCCGGTCGTGCAGATCTCCTATGGCCCGCTCTCCCCCGTCGTCGCCATGCCGGATCGCTACCAGATCAGCCATCTCGATTTCATCGTGCGCAACATCCCGCCGGCCCAGCTCTGGACCTACCGCCGCACGCATTGA